In the Flagellimonas sp. MMG031 genome, one interval contains:
- a CDS encoding SusC/RagA family TonB-linked outer membrane protein: protein MKKSPKRLGWKNLFLLLYILISPLLTQQIQAGKILEPPQSIISGTVTNSTGEPLAGVNIVVESKNIGTISDMDGTYTIQSGTNDILVFSMVGYKSLNVPIDGRNTINVQMEEDVTQLGEVVLNAGYYSVSERERTGNIATIKADVMEKQPVANPLAAMQGHLSGVNIVQSTGVPGGGFSIEVRGQNFINGVTDPLYIVDGVPYGSQSLGSEDISRDIVNSDISPLNAINPNDIESIEVLKDADATAIYGSRGANGVVLITTKKGRAGKTRFDAHLSTSLGQVSHFMDLMDTQQYLEVRREGVSNDGLDDFFGVPAYDFYWPDITLWDQNRYTDWQRELIGGTVYRNNAQLSVSGGSERTQFLVSGAFLKETTVFPGDANYKRANVHSNINHRSDNDRFRLNLSTSYSREDNLLPRSDLSFQAYTLAPNAPALFDGDGNLNWENNTWDNPLAALEEKFGVKTRTVMANALISYELVKDLEVRASMGYTDYSLDSYRTLPSSARNPRFNFTPQSYSSLTTNSSKRNSWIIEPQLQWKKVWKKLSMDVLLGTTFQQETTEQLVMRGTGFPNNSLIFNLTAADRVEVRNSVDSDYKYNAVFGRVNLKLLDRYILNLTGRRDGSSRFGPGKQFGNFGAVGLAWIFSEEALLSDSSVLSFGKLRGSYGTTGSDNIGDYQFLDTYTVTGSDYDGVAILSPSGIFNPLFGWEVNKKLEAGLELGFFRDRVFVNASWYRNRSSNQLVGVPLAATTGFSELTGNFDATVENSGIELDFRSANLSTETFKWSTTFNISVPKSELVRYDGLETSTFANRYVIGEPLSIVKLYRSLGVDPDTGQYVIEDYNGDGNISSSGDLEWIEDLAPKFYGGLGNTLNWGNMTFDVFLQFKKQKGYNTLRDNAVPGFRRNAGVELYHDRWREPGDMNNYQVASSGLIAGSNNGDLQRRSSSAVSDASFIRVRNISLNYRVPHLENGLDVNVYLQGQNLLTFTKYKGPDPEQTLNNRLPPLRQLTLGLKVGF from the coding sequence ATGAAGAAATCACCAAAACGCCTAGGCTGGAAAAACCTGTTCCTGCTCTTATATATCCTAATATCCCCCCTACTAACCCAACAAATACAAGCGGGCAAAATCTTGGAGCCACCACAGTCCATCATTTCCGGCACCGTGACCAATAGCACGGGAGAACCCCTTGCCGGGGTGAATATTGTGGTGGAGTCCAAGAATATCGGTACCATATCCGATATGGATGGAACCTATACCATTCAATCAGGAACCAATGACATACTGGTCTTTTCCATGGTCGGCTATAAATCTTTGAACGTCCCTATCGATGGAAGAAATACCATCAATGTCCAAATGGAGGAAGATGTCACCCAATTGGGGGAAGTCGTGCTCAATGCGGGTTATTACTCCGTGTCTGAGCGTGAACGTACGGGAAACATCGCCACCATCAAGGCCGATGTGATGGAAAAACAACCCGTGGCTAATCCCTTGGCGGCCATGCAGGGACATCTATCCGGAGTGAACATTGTCCAGTCCACAGGGGTTCCGGGAGGTGGTTTTTCCATCGAGGTGCGCGGACAAAACTTTATCAACGGGGTGACCGATCCTTTATACATTGTGGATGGGGTGCCCTACGGATCCCAATCCCTGGGTTCCGAAGATATATCCAGGGATATCGTGAACAGCGATATCAGCCCCTTGAATGCCATCAATCCCAATGACATTGAGAGCATCGAAGTACTTAAGGATGCCGATGCCACTGCCATATATGGTTCAAGAGGGGCCAATGGTGTGGTGCTGATCACCACTAAAAAGGGGAGGGCAGGTAAAACACGGTTCGATGCCCACCTGAGTACTTCCCTTGGCCAGGTTTCCCATTTTATGGACCTGATGGACACCCAGCAATATCTGGAGGTGAGAAGGGAAGGGGTCAGCAATGATGGCCTTGATGATTTTTTTGGCGTGCCAGCCTATGACTTTTATTGGCCCGATATTACCCTATGGGACCAAAATAGATATACCGATTGGCAAAGGGAACTTATAGGGGGAACGGTGTATCGGAACAATGCCCAACTTTCGGTTTCCGGGGGAAGTGAACGTACCCAGTTTTTGGTCAGTGGCGCCTTTTTGAAGGAAACGACAGTCTTTCCCGGGGATGCCAATTATAAAAGGGCCAATGTGCATAGCAATATCAACCACCGATCGGACAATGACCGGTTCAGGTTGAACCTGTCCACCAGCTATAGCCGGGAGGATAATCTATTGCCACGGTCGGACCTAAGCTTTCAAGCATATACATTGGCGCCGAATGCACCTGCACTATTTGACGGGGATGGTAATCTCAATTGGGAAAACAATACATGGGACAACCCCTTGGCAGCCCTTGAAGAGAAATTTGGGGTCAAGACCAGAACTGTTATGGCAAATGCCCTGATCTCGTATGAGCTTGTGAAGGATTTGGAAGTAAGGGCGAGCATGGGCTATACGGATTATAGTTTGGATTCGTACCGGACCCTGCCGAGTTCGGCAAGAAACCCAAGGTTCAACTTTACCCCGCAAAGTTATTCCAGCCTGACCACAAATAGTTCCAAGCGGAATTCTTGGATCATTGAACCCCAGTTACAATGGAAAAAGGTTTGGAAAAAGCTTTCCATGGATGTACTCTTGGGGACCACTTTCCAACAGGAAACCACCGAGCAACTGGTGATGCGGGGTACGGGCTTTCCCAACAATTCCCTGATCTTTAACCTGACAGCTGCCGATCGTGTGGAGGTCCGAAACAGTGTCGACAGCGATTATAAATATAATGCGGTGTTCGGGAGGGTCAACCTTAAGCTTTTGGACAGGTATATCCTAAACCTGACGGGAAGGAGGGATGGGTCTTCCCGCTTTGGTCCGGGCAAACAGTTCGGGAATTTCGGTGCTGTTGGATTGGCATGGATCTTTTCCGAAGAGGCACTCCTTTCTGATAGTTCCGTACTGAGTTTTGGAAAACTCCGAGGCAGTTATGGTACCACAGGGAGCGATAATATCGGGGATTACCAGTTCTTGGATACCTATACTGTCACAGGTTCCGATTATGACGGGGTCGCCATTCTGAGTCCTTCGGGCATTTTTAATCCCTTGTTCGGATGGGAGGTCAACAAAAAACTGGAGGCAGGGCTTGAACTTGGGTTCTTTAGGGACCGTGTATTTGTAAATGCATCTTGGTACAGGAACCGTTCCTCCAATCAACTGGTGGGGGTGCCCTTGGCGGCCACGACCGGCTTTTCCGAGCTTACCGGTAATTTCGATGCCACGGTGGAGAACTCCGGTATTGAGTTGGATTTTCGTTCCGCCAATCTAAGTACGGAAACCTTTAAATGGTCCACGACTTTTAATATATCGGTTCCCAAGAGTGAACTTGTGCGCTATGATGGTCTGGAAACTTCCACTTTTGCCAATCGCTATGTCATAGGTGAACCTTTATCCATCGTAAAGCTGTACAGATCCCTTGGGGTCGATCCCGACACTGGACAATACGTGATCGAGGACTATAACGGGGACGGGAACATCAGTAGCAGTGGGGACCTTGAATGGATTGAGGACCTGGCACCCAAGTTTTATGGGGGTCTCGGGAATACCCTCAACTGGGGCAACATGACCTTTGATGTTTTCCTACAGTTCAAAAAGCAAAAGGGTTATAATACCCTCCGGGACAACGCGGTTCCCGGGTTTAGGAGAAATGCCGGTGTCGAACTCTACCATGATAGATGGCGGGAACCGGGTGACATGAACAACTATCAAGTCGCCTCGTCCGGATTGATAGCCGGCTCCAACAATGGAGACCTTCAGCGAAGGAGCAGTTCCGCCGTGTCGGATGCCTCTTTTATCAGGGTACGCAATATTTCCTTGAACTATAGAGTGCCCCATCTAGAAAATGGTCTGGATGTCAATGTATACCTGCAAGGGCAGAACCTCTTGACCTTTACCAAATACAAGGGGCCCGATCCGGAACAGACACTCAACAACCGATTGCCCCCACTGAGACAACTGACCTTGGGACTTAAAGTAGGGTTCTAA